A genomic segment from Leopardus geoffroyi isolate Oge1 chromosome A2, O.geoffroyi_Oge1_pat1.0, whole genome shotgun sequence encodes:
- the ARL4A gene encoding ADP-ribosylation factor-like protein 4A, protein MGNGLSDQTSILSSLPSFQSFHIVILGLDCAGKTTVLYRLQFNEFVNTVPTKGFNTEKIKVTLGNSKTVTFHFWDVGGQEKLRPLWKSYTRCTDGIVFVVDSVDVERMEEAKTELHKITRISENQGVPVLIVANKQDLRNSLSLSEIEKLLAMGELSSSTPWHLQPTCAIIGDGLKEGLEKLHDMIIKRRKMLRQQKKKR, encoded by the coding sequence ACTGTCAGACCAGACTTCTATCCTGTCCAGCCTGCCTTCATTTCAGTCCTTTCACATTGTTATTTTGGGTTTGGACTGTGCTGGAAAGACAACTGTATTATACAGGCTGCAGTTCAATGAGTTTGTAAATACTGTACCTACCAAAGGATTtaacactgaaaaaattaaggTAACCTTGGGAAATTCTAAAACAGTCACTTTTCACTTCTGGGATGTAGGTGGCCAGGAGAAATTAAGGCCACTGTGGAAGTCATATACCAGATGCACAGATGGCATTGTGTTTGTTGTGGACTCTGTTGATGTTGAAAGAATGGAAGAAGCCAAAACTGAACTTCATAAAATAACCAGGATATCAGAAAATCAGGGAGTCCCTGTACTTATAGTTGCTAACAAGCAAGACCTGAGGAACTcattgtctctctcagaaattgaGAAATTGTTAGCAATGGGTGAACTGAGCTCTTCCACTCCCTGGCATTTGCAGCCCACCTGTGCAATCATAGGAGATGGACTGAAGGAAGGACTTGAGAAACTACATGATAtgataattaaaagaagaaaaatgttgcggcaacagaaaaagaagagatga